In Oreochromis aureus strain Israel breed Guangdong linkage group 20, ZZ_aureus, whole genome shotgun sequence, the following are encoded in one genomic region:
- the LOC116330792 gene encoding potassium voltage-gated channel subfamily A member 3 — MTPVCCFFCILERPTIGGGGRRYPALARRGRVEGLFINPDLSSWAGRATVGSESEAREKSERDRGDKAVVATAVVDRGPRRGRGGRPCMRLQPRMDDHLSLLQSPPPSATKTRGDNLVNHGYTETEADVMTVVACDNMLEESAALPGHHSLDRYEPDHECCERVVINISGLRFETQLKTLSQFPETLLGDPKKRMRYFDPLRNEYFFDRNRPSFDAILYYYQSGGRIRRPVNVPIDIFSEEIRFYELGEEAMEKFREDEGFIKEEERPLPENEFQRQVWLLFEYPESSGPARGIAIVSVLVILISIVIFCLETLPEFRDENRDPITIAPVINGTLTYFISPFSDPFFVVETLCIIWFSFELLVRFFACPSKATFSKNIMNIIDIVAIVPYFITLGTELAERQGNGQQAMSLAILRVIRLVRVFRIFKLSRHSKGLQILGQTLKASMRELGLLIFFLFIGVILFSSAVYFAEADDPESGFNSIPDAFWWAVVTMTTVGYGDMHPVTIGGKIVGSLCAIAGVLTIALPVPVIVSNFNYFYHRETEGEEQAQYLHVGSCQPLADTEELRKTRSSSSLSKSEYMVIEEHGINSTFKQQPNFPTTAQNNSQNCVNINKKIFTDV, encoded by the coding sequence ATGACGCCCGTCTGTTGCTTTTTCTGTATATTGGAGCGTCCAACGATTGGAGGAGGAGGGCGAAGGTACCCAGCGCTGGCGCGTCGTGGGCGGGTGGAAGGGCTGTTTATAAACCCAGATCTTTCCTCGTGGGCGGGAAGAGCAACAGTGGGGAGTGAAAGTGaagcgagagaaaaaagtgagagagacagaggagacaAGGCTGTGGTGGCGACGGCAGTGGTTGACCGGGGTCCGCGGAGGGGGCGAGGCGGCCGCCCCTGTATGCGTCTTCAACCGCGCATGGACGACCACCTCAGCCTCCTTCAATCACCCCCGCCAAGCGCAACCAAAACCCGGGGCGACAACCTGGTGAACCACGGATACACCGAGACAGAAGCCGACGTGATGACGGTTGTGGCTTGTGACAACATGCTCGAAGAGTCAGCGGCTCTCCCGGGCCACCACTCTCTGGATCGTTATGAACCGGATCACGAATGCTGCGAGAGGGTGGTCATCAACATCTCAGGGTTACGATTTGAAACCCAGCTAAAGACTCTCTCGCAATTTCCAGAGacgctgctgggtgaccccaaGAAGAGGATGAGGTACTTTGATCCCCTCAGGAATGAATACTTTTTCGATCGGAACAGACCCAGCTTTGATGCCATCCTCTATTACTACCAGTCTGGCGGGCGCATAAGAAGACCTGTGAATGTGCCCATTGACATTTTTTCTGAGGAGATACGCTTCTACGAGCTGGGCGAGGAGGCTATGGAGAAGTTCAGGGAGGATGAGGGTTTCATAAAGGAGGAGGAGCGACCGTTGCCTGAGAATGAATTTCAAAGACAGGTGTGGCTGCTTTTTGAGTACCCAGAGAGCTCTGGTCCCGCCCGGGGAATCGCAATAGTTTCAGTCTTGGTCATTCTCATCTCCATTGTCATTTTCTGCTTAGAGACATTGCCGGAGTTCAGGGACGAGAACAGGGATCCAATCACCATTGCGCCTGTGATAAATGGCACACTAACCTATTTCATCAGCCCATTCTCGGACCCGTTCTTTGTTGTGGAGACGTTGTGTATAATCTGGTTCTCCTTCGAGCTGCTAGTGCGCTTCTTTGCATGCCCGAGTAAGGCCACGTTCTCCAAAAATATTATGAACATTATAGACATTGTGGCCATTGTTCCCTATTTCATCACACTGGGCACAGAGCTGGCAGAAAGACAAGGGAACGGACAGCAGGCCATGTCATTAGCCATTCTGCGCGTAATTAGGCTTGTTCGGGTGTTTCGTATTTTCAAACTGTCGCGTCACTCTAAGGGGCTTCAGATTTTAGGACAGACTCTAAAGGCCAGTATGCGTGAGCTGGGCCTGCTCATCTTCTTCTTATTCATCGGTGTCATCCTCTTCTCCAGTGCTGTCTACTTTGCTGAGGCAGACGACCCGGAATCGGGTTTCAACAGCATCCCGGACGCATTCTGGTGGGCTGTTGTCACCATGACCACAGTGGGCTACGGGGACATGCACCCCGTGACAATTGGGGGAAAGATTGTGGGGTCTTTGTGCGCAATTGCTGGCGTGCTGACTATTGCCCTGCCTGTACCTGTCATCGTCTCcaattttaattatttctaCCACAGAGAAACGGAAGGCGAGGAGCAGGCACAGTACTTGCACGTGGGCAGCTGTCAGCCTTTAGCAGACACCGAGGAGCTGAGGAAGACTCgctcttcttcttcactcagcAAGAGCGAGTACATGGTGATAGAAGAGCACGGGATAAACAGCACGTTCAAACAGCAGCCCAACTTCCCCACTACCGCTCAGAACAACTCGCAGAATTGTGTGAATATAAACAAAAAGATTTTCACCGACGTGTAG
- the kcna2b gene encoding potassium voltage-gated channel subfamily A member 2b, translating into MTVATSDPADEAAAHPGQPHDHYDSDPDHECCERVVINISGLRFETQLKTLSQFPETLLGDPKKRMRYFDPLRNEYFFDRNRPSFDAILYYYQSGGRLRRPVNVTLDIFSEEIRFYELGEEAMEIFREDEGFIREEERPLPENEFQRQVWLLFEYPESSGPARIIAIISVMVILISIVSFCLETLPLNRNEDEMYNSLQSTYNNTSPSASFYFTDPFFIVETLCIIWFSFEFLVRFFACPSKTGFFGNIMNIIDIVAIIPYFITLGTELAERPEDGQAGQQAMSLAILRVIRLVRVFRIFKLSRHSKGLQILGQTLKASMRELGLLIFFLFIGVILFSSAVYFAEADEPVSQFSSIPEAFWWAVVSMTTVGYGDMVPTTIGGKIVGSLCAIAGVLTIALPVPVIVSNFNYFYHRETEGEEQAQYLNIPSVPKASSADDLKKSGRSGSGSTLSKSDYVEIQEAVNHSMEDFRSEARKTGNCTLANTNYVNITKIRTDV; encoded by the coding sequence ATGACGGTCGCTACCAGCGACCCTGCGGATgaagcagcagcacatccagGTCAGCCCCATGACCATTACGACTCGGATCCAGATCATGAATGCTGCGAGAGGGTTGTCATTAACATCTCAGGCTTGCGCTTTGAGACACAGCTGAAGACACTTTCCCAGTTTCCAGAGACACTGCTAGGTGATCCTAAAAAAAGGATGAGGTATTTTGATCCCCTCCGGAATGAATACTTCTTTGATCGGAATCGACCAAGTTTTGACGCTATTCTGTATTATTACCAGTCTGGAGGGAGACTGCGCCGACCTGTTAACGTGACTCTTGACATTTTTTCTGAGGAGATCCGGTTTTATGAATTGGGTGAAGAGGCTATGGAAATCTTCAGGGAGGATGAAGGTTTTATAAGGGAAGAGGAGCGGCCTCTGCCAGAAAATGAGTTCCAGAGACAAGTGTGGCTTCTGTTTGAATATCCAGAGAGCTCAGGACCAGCTCGCATCATTGCCATAATCTCTGTCATGGTGATTCTTATCTCTATTGTCAGTTTCTGTCTGGAGACACTGCCACTTAATCGAAATGAAGATGAGATGTATAACTCACTCCAGTCCACATACAATAACACCTCTCCATCTGCAAGCTTTTATTTTACAGATCCTTTCTTTATTGTTGAGACGCTTTGCATCATCTGGTTCTCTTTTGAGTTCCTAGTTAGGTTCTTCGCCTGTCCCAGCAAAACTGGATTTTTTGGCAACATCATGAACATCATTGATATTGTGGCAATCATCCCGTACTTCATCACCCTCGGCACAGAACTAGCAGAGCGGCCAGAGGACGGCCAGGCAGGCCAGCAAGCTATGTCTTTGGCTATTCTCCGTGTCATCCGTCTAGTTAGGGTGTTTCGTATCTTCAAACTCTCACGTCATTCCAAGGGACTCCAGATCTTAGGACAGACACTGAAGGCCAGCATGCGTGAGCTGGGCCTCCTCATCTTCTTCCTGTTCATTGGCGTCATCCTCTTCTCTAGTGCGGTCTACTTTGCAGAAGCAGACGAGCCAGTTTCTCAGTTCAGCAGCATCCCCGAGGCCTTTTGGTGGGCAGTGGTTTCCATGACAACCGTAGGCTACGGAGACATGGTCCCAACAACTATTGGGGGGAAGATTGTGGGGTCTCTCTGTGCAATTGCCGGTGTGCTGACTATTGCCCTGCCTGTACCTGTCATTGTATCAAATTTCAACTACTTCtaccacagagagacagaaggtgAGGAGCAGGCACAGTATCTGAATATCCCAAGTGTGCCTAAAGCCAGCTCAGCTGACGATCTGAAGAAGAGCGGTCGGAGCGGCAGCGGATCCACTCTCAGTAAGTCTGACTATGTGGAAATCCAAGAGGCAGTGAACCACAGTATGGAGGACTTCAGATCAGAGGCcaggaaaacaggaaactgcACCCTGGCCAACACTAACTATGTAAACATCACTAAGATACGTACAGATGTATAA